One Pseudorhodoplanes sinuspersici DNA segment encodes these proteins:
- the xsc gene encoding sulfoacetaldehyde acetyltransferase: MKMTTEEAFVKVLQMHGIEHAFGIIGSAFMPISDLFPKAGITFWDVAHETNGGLMCDGFTRATGKIAMAIAQNGPGVTGFVTAVKTAYWNHTPMLLVTPQAANRTIGQGGFQEVEQMALFRDMVCYQEEVRDPSRVAEVLNRVILKAKRLSAPAQINIPRDYWTQVIDITLPAIVEFERPAGGANAIAQAARLLSEAKFPVILSGAGVVLSNAIADCVALAEQLDAPVCSNYQHNDSFPGSHPLACGPLGYNGSKAAMELIAKADVVLALGTRLNPFSTLPGYGIDYWPKNAKVIQVDINADRIGLTKPVTVGICGDAGQVARQILEQLSATAGDAGREERKALIHTTKSAWLQTLSSMDHEDDDPGTTWNARARNREPEHMSPRQAWRAVQAGLPKDAIISSDIGNNCAIGNAYPTFEKGRKYLAPGLFGPCGYGFPSIIGAKIGCPDVPVVGFAGDGAFGISMSEMSSIGRKDWPAITMVIFRNYQWGAEKRNTTLWYDDNFVGTELNPNLSYAKVAEGCGLKGVTVRTQRELTAALQEACDAQKRNVTTFIEVILNQELGEPFRRDAMKKPVVVAGVRREDMRPQQSA; the protein is encoded by the coding sequence CCGATTTCGGATCTGTTTCCGAAGGCTGGCATCACCTTCTGGGATGTCGCGCATGAAACAAACGGCGGGCTGATGTGCGACGGCTTCACGCGCGCGACTGGCAAGATCGCGATGGCGATCGCGCAGAACGGTCCGGGGGTGACCGGCTTCGTTACCGCGGTCAAGACCGCTTACTGGAACCACACGCCGATGCTTCTGGTGACACCGCAGGCCGCCAACCGGACGATCGGCCAAGGAGGCTTCCAGGAAGTCGAGCAGATGGCCCTGTTCCGCGATATGGTCTGCTACCAGGAGGAAGTGCGCGACCCTTCACGCGTTGCCGAGGTGCTGAACCGGGTGATCCTCAAGGCCAAGCGTCTGTCGGCGCCGGCACAGATCAACATTCCGCGCGATTACTGGACCCAAGTTATCGACATCACCCTGCCGGCGATCGTCGAATTCGAACGTCCGGCCGGCGGCGCCAACGCGATCGCGCAAGCTGCACGTCTGCTCTCGGAGGCGAAATTTCCTGTGATCCTGTCGGGCGCCGGCGTCGTTCTGAGCAACGCGATTGCCGATTGCGTGGCGCTCGCCGAGCAGCTCGATGCGCCGGTCTGTAGTAATTACCAACATAACGACAGCTTCCCTGGCAGCCACCCGCTCGCCTGCGGTCCGCTCGGTTACAATGGCTCGAAAGCCGCGATGGAGTTGATCGCCAAGGCCGACGTGGTGCTCGCGCTTGGCACGCGCCTTAATCCATTCTCGACACTGCCCGGCTATGGCATCGACTATTGGCCGAAAAATGCCAAGGTGATCCAGGTCGACATCAACGCCGACCGCATTGGTCTGACTAAACCCGTCACGGTCGGGATTTGTGGCGATGCCGGCCAGGTCGCCCGCCAGATCCTCGAGCAACTTTCCGCCACAGCGGGAGATGCCGGTCGCGAGGAACGCAAGGCGCTGATCCATACGACAAAATCAGCCTGGCTGCAGACATTGTCGAGCATGGATCACGAGGACGACGATCCGGGCACCACCTGGAATGCGCGTGCACGCAACCGCGAGCCGGAGCATATGTCCCCGCGCCAGGCTTGGCGCGCGGTCCAGGCCGGGCTGCCGAAAGATGCGATCATCTCCTCCGACATTGGCAACAACTGCGCAATCGGCAACGCCTATCCGACCTTCGAGAAGGGCCGCAAATATCTCGCACCCGGCCTGTTCGGGCCCTGCGGCTACGGCTTTCCTTCGATCATCGGCGCCAAGATCGGCTGTCCAGACGTGCCTGTGGTTGGATTCGCCGGAGACGGTGCTTTCGGCATTTCGATGAGCGAAATGAGTTCGATCGGCCGCAAGGATTGGCCGGCGATCACCATGGTCATCTTCCGCAATTACCAATGGGGCGCGGAAAAGCGCAACACGACGCTGTGGTACGACGACAACTTCGTCGGGACCGAGCTCAACCCGAACCTCAGCTACGCCAAGGTCGCCGAAGGCTGCGGACTCAAAGGTGTCACGGTGCGCACCCAGCGCGAGCTCACTGCGGCGCTGCAGGAAGCTTGCGACGCTCAAAAGCGAAATGTCACAACCTTCATCGAAGTCATCCTCAATCAGGAACTCGGCGAACCCTTCCGCCGAGACGCGATGAAAAAGCCTGTCGTCGTCGCCGGCGTCCGTCGTGAGGATATGCGCCCGCAGCAAAGCGCATAA